The following are from one region of the Chryseobacterium shigense genome:
- a CDS encoding DUF4126 domain-containing protein, translated as MLDHVPYFSYIISAFIGIGLAAATGFRVFLPMFAVSLASYFHWIPMNEHFEWLSGLPALITTGIATIAEILAYYIPFVDHLLDTISVPLATVAGSVLFASQFADLGTFPQWGLALIAGGGTAATISSGFAGIRAASTATTGGLGNSVVGTTETAGAGVMSILAMAAPVIAAVFAIILIILVIIFGRKAWRKLRGRKNATDNT; from the coding sequence ATGTTAGATCATGTTCCCTATTTTTCTTACATCATCAGTGCCTTTATTGGCATAGGACTGGCTGCAGCCACGGGCTTCAGGGTTTTTCTGCCGATGTTTGCGGTAAGCCTTGCCTCTTATTTTCACTGGATCCCGATGAATGAGCATTTTGAATGGCTTTCCGGTCTTCCGGCACTCATTACCACCGGGATTGCCACTATCGCTGAAATTTTAGCATATTATATTCCTTTTGTAGATCATCTGCTGGATACTATTTCTGTACCATTGGCTACAGTGGCGGGTTCTGTCCTGTTTGCCAGTCAGTTTGCCGATCTCGGAACATTTCCGCAATGGGGTCTTGCTCTAATTGCGGGAGGAGGTACAGCAGCTACCATCAGTTCCGGTTTTGCGGGAATCCGGGCAGCTTCTACTGCAACTACAGGAGGACTGGGAAATTCTGTAGTAGGAACCACTGAAACTGCCGGAGCAGGCGTTATGTCTATATTGGCAATGGCTGCACCCGTTATTGCGGCTGTTTTTGCAATCATTCTGATTATTCTTGTCATTATCTTTGGACGGAAAGCATGGCGGAAACTGCGTGGCAGGAAAAATGCTACTGATAATACATAA
- the lptE gene encoding LPS assembly lipoprotein LptE: protein MSKLKIIFGFVILSLFQQCYSFTGSSLTDEKTVQINEFPNNAALVNPTLSQQFSTDIQNRFLQRTTLKGTKSNPDILIEGEISDYNFSPTTISSNTTTNPSGGVVQQAQSKLTISVKVHYENKIHPDSSFDRTYTDEVVYNSDLSQSQIETSQVKLVTDRIINKIFNDIVANW from the coding sequence ATGAGTAAATTAAAAATAATATTTGGGTTTGTAATTCTTTCGCTGTTTCAGCAGTGTTACTCTTTTACCGGATCATCATTGACGGATGAAAAAACCGTGCAGATCAATGAATTTCCGAATAATGCAGCGCTGGTGAATCCCACCCTTTCCCAACAGTTTTCTACAGATATCCAAAACAGGTTTTTGCAGAGAACTACATTAAAAGGAACAAAATCAAACCCTGATATTCTGATAGAAGGTGAAATCTCCGATTATAACTTTTCACCTACTACAATAAGCTCCAATACAACAACAAACCCTTCGGGAGGTGTAGTACAGCAGGCACAGAGCAAACTGACGATCAGTGTGAAAGTACATTACGAAAACAAAATACATCCGGATTCCAGCTTCGACAGAACTTATACGGATGAAGTAGTTTACAATAGTGACCTGAGTCAGAGTCAGATAGAAACGTCCCAGGTAAAACTTGTGACAGACAGAATTATTAATAAGATATTTAACGATATTGTAGCCAATTGGTAA
- a CDS encoding sigma-54 interaction domain-containing protein — protein MSNDLQNIKNRFGIIGNFPALNRALEKAIQVAPTDISVLVIGESGVGKEFIPKIIHSESKRKHQPYIVVNCGAIPEGTIDSELFGHEKGAFTGATATRKGYFEVADGGTIFLDEVGELPLQTQVRLLRVLESGEFMKVGSSQVQKTNVRIVAATNVNMMKAIHDGRFREDLYYRLNTVQIDMPPLRERKGDIHLLFRKFSIDFAEKYRMPELELEPSAVHYIENYTFPGNVRQLRNLVEQMTVVERNRQVTVEKLAEYIPMETHLPMVVNNQNAQKQNDFGNEREIMYKILFDMRSDINDLKSLTSELIKNRGTADLSNQEKNLINRIYSAEQAQPVAQNSLLYFEDKSPVVQSAPTIISNADDSYEDIEDIEIEENRPESLSLQNNEKDLIIKALEKHKGRRNRAADELGISQRTLYRKIKQYNLED, from the coding sequence ATGAGCAACGACTTACAAAACATAAAAAACCGCTTTGGAATTATCGGGAACTTTCCGGCACTCAACCGCGCTTTAGAAAAGGCAATCCAGGTGGCTCCTACCGACATTTCCGTTCTCGTCATCGGGGAAAGTGGGGTTGGAAAAGAATTTATCCCGAAAATCATCCATTCAGAATCAAAAAGAAAACATCAGCCCTATATTGTGGTCAATTGTGGGGCGATTCCGGAAGGAACCATTGATTCAGAGCTGTTTGGACACGAAAAAGGAGCGTTTACCGGAGCTACAGCCACCAGAAAAGGATATTTTGAAGTAGCAGATGGCGGAACAATCTTTCTTGATGAGGTAGGAGAGCTTCCCCTGCAAACCCAGGTACGTCTTTTGAGAGTACTGGAAAGCGGTGAATTCATGAAAGTAGGATCTTCACAGGTTCAGAAAACCAATGTGAGAATTGTGGCAGCTACCAATGTGAATATGATGAAAGCCATTCACGACGGAAGATTCCGTGAGGATTTATATTACCGTCTGAATACCGTACAGATCGATATGCCGCCTTTAAGAGAAAGAAAAGGAGATATCCATTTGCTGTTCAGGAAATTCTCTATAGATTTTGCAGAAAAGTACAGAATGCCGGAGCTGGAACTGGAACCAAGTGCCGTTCATTATATTGAAAACTATACTTTCCCGGGAAACGTACGCCAGCTGAGAAACCTGGTTGAACAGATGACTGTTGTTGAAAGAAACAGACAGGTAACAGTTGAAAAGCTTGCGGAATACATTCCTATGGAAACCCACCTTCCGATGGTGGTGAATAATCAGAACGCCCAAAAGCAGAATGATTTCGGAAACGAAAGAGAAATTATGTATAAGATTCTCTTCGATATGAGAAGCGATATCAATGATTTAAAATCTTTAACTTCAGAACTGATTAAAAACAGAGGTACAGCCGATCTGAGCAATCAGGAAAAAAATCTGATCAACAGAATCTACTCCGCGGAACAGGCTCAGCCCGTTGCTCAGAACTCATTGCTTTATTTTGAGGACAAATCGCCGGTGGTACAGTCTGCGCCTACCATTATTTCAAATGCTGATGACAGCTATGAAGATATTGAAGACATAGAAATTGAAGAAAACAGACCTGAATCTTTATCGCTTCAGAATAATGAAAAAGATTTGATAATCAAAGCATTAGAGAAACATAAAGGACGCAGGAACAGGGCGGCAGATGAACTGGGTATTTCCCAGAGAACTTTATACAGGAAAATAAAACAATATAATTTAGAAGATTAA
- a CDS encoding tetratricopeptide repeat protein: protein MEKFQRYYLSFLLLIVYTNTIAQVNCNAVEGENCNKACELYNWASDRQGSRESQEAFDKSIDLCPDFSNSYMEKAVPYLKNGDFVTWKILIDKAVALNPKMHLGYRGWCKFQFLRDYNGAVQDLEELKKYYPEDLGRSLNGDYHLDVVRAMSYSALGQKEKAAGIIENLLASKGYFKGMYDHYQLGVTYFELGRYEKALENFEKQSKEYNFAENIYFKSKVSKIRNKDYLDLKTLALKTYDEGKTMKDVYTHHFNKIYRKQIEEL, encoded by the coding sequence ATGGAAAAGTTTCAGAGGTATTACCTTAGCTTTTTATTGCTTATCGTTTACACCAATACTATTGCGCAGGTTAACTGTAATGCAGTAGAGGGGGAGAACTGCAATAAAGCTTGTGAGTTATACAACTGGGCTTCAGACAGGCAGGGCAGCCGGGAATCCCAGGAAGCTTTTGACAAATCTATTGATCTCTGCCCCGATTTCTCCAACTCCTATATGGAAAAAGCCGTTCCATATCTTAAAAACGGAGACTTCGTAACCTGGAAAATACTTATAGATAAAGCCGTAGCATTAAATCCTAAAATGCATTTAGGCTACAGAGGATGGTGCAAATTCCAGTTCCTGAGAGATTATAATGGTGCCGTTCAGGATTTGGAAGAATTAAAAAAATACTATCCTGAAGATCTCGGAAGGTCCTTAAACGGAGATTATCATCTGGATGTGGTGAGAGCCATGTCTTACAGCGCTTTAGGGCAGAAAGAAAAAGCTGCCGGGATTATTGAAAATCTTCTGGCCTCCAAAGGATATTTTAAAGGAATGTACGACCACTACCAGCTGGGAGTAACCTATTTTGAGCTGGGCAGATATGAAAAAGCCTTAGAAAATTTTGAAAAGCAGAGCAAAGAATACAACTTTGCCGAGAATATATATTTTAAAAGTAAAGTTTCTAAAATCAGAAACAAAGATTATTTGGATTTAAAAACGTTAGCATTGAAAACGTATGATGAAGGAAAGACCATGAAAGATGTCTACACCCATCACTTCAACAAAATCTACAGGAAACAGATCGAGGAACTGTAG
- the miaB gene encoding tRNA (N6-isopentenyl adenosine(37)-C2)-methylthiotransferase MiaB, giving the protein MQEKYIDETKQGEAFAIAERPENSKKLFLESYGCQMNFSDSEIVASILNEQGYNTTLKVEEADLILLNTCSIREKAEQTVRMRLSQFKNLKKGKPSMTVGVLGCMAERLKTKFLEEEQLVDLVVGPDAYRDLPNLLKETEDGRDAINVILSKEETYADINPVRLGGNGVTAYVTITRGCDNMCTFCVVPFTRGRERSRDPHSIIEECKDLLNNGYKEITLLGQNVDSYLWYGGGPKKDFAKASEMQKATAVNFTQLLDLVAKAVPEMRIRFSTSNPQDMSLDVFRMIAKHDNICKYVHLPVQSGSNNMLLAMNRQHTREEYLDLIKKAKEIVPDIAFSQDMIIGFCNETEEDHQDTLSLMKEVEYDYGYMFAYSERPGTPAHKKMDDNIPADVKQRRLAEVIALQGELSRKRMQSYVGRMHQILIEGISKKNKNQWKGRNSQNAVCVFDMLEGQKIGDIVDVFVYDNTQGTLLGRTAE; this is encoded by the coding sequence GTGCAGGAAAAATATATAGACGAAACAAAACAGGGAGAAGCTTTTGCTATTGCTGAAAGACCGGAGAATTCTAAAAAACTCTTTTTGGAAAGCTATGGCTGTCAGATGAACTTTTCTGATTCCGAGATTGTTGCATCTATTCTTAATGAACAGGGATACAATACCACCCTGAAAGTAGAAGAAGCAGACCTTATTCTTTTAAATACATGTTCCATCCGTGAAAAAGCAGAGCAAACCGTAAGAATGCGCCTTTCCCAGTTCAAAAACCTGAAAAAAGGAAAGCCGAGCATGACTGTTGGCGTTTTGGGATGTATGGCAGAAAGATTGAAAACCAAATTCTTAGAAGAAGAGCAGCTTGTTGATCTTGTAGTAGGTCCTGATGCCTACAGAGACCTTCCCAACCTACTTAAAGAAACTGAAGACGGAAGAGATGCCATCAACGTAATCCTTTCAAAAGAAGAAACCTATGCAGATATCAATCCTGTACGTTTAGGCGGAAACGGGGTGACAGCTTATGTAACCATTACCAGGGGCTGCGATAATATGTGTACCTTCTGCGTAGTTCCCTTTACCAGAGGAAGAGAAAGAAGCCGCGATCCGCACTCTATCATTGAAGAATGTAAAGACCTTTTAAATAACGGATATAAAGAAATAACCCTTTTAGGACAGAATGTAGACTCTTACTTATGGTATGGAGGAGGTCCTAAAAAAGACTTTGCCAAAGCCTCTGAAATGCAGAAAGCAACGGCAGTTAATTTTACACAACTGCTTGATCTGGTAGCTAAAGCCGTTCCTGAAATGAGAATCAGATTCTCTACCTCAAACCCTCAGGATATGAGCCTTGATGTATTCAGAATGATTGCGAAGCATGACAATATCTGTAAATACGTTCACCTTCCTGTACAAAGTGGCAGCAACAACATGCTTCTGGCGATGAACAGACAGCATACCCGCGAAGAATATCTGGATTTAATTAAAAAAGCAAAAGAAATTGTTCCTGATATTGCTTTCTCACAGGACATGATCATCGGTTTCTGTAATGAAACAGAAGAAGATCACCAGGATACACTGAGCCTGATGAAAGAAGTGGAATATGATTACGGCTATATGTTTGCCTATTCAGAAAGACCCGGAACACCGGCCCACAAAAAAATGGATGACAATATCCCTGCCGATGTGAAGCAAAGACGTCTGGCTGAGGTAATTGCGCTTCAGGGAGAGCTGTCCAGAAAAAGAATGCAGTCTTACGTAGGAAGAATGCACCAGATTCTTATTGAAGGAATCTCGAAAAAGAACAAAAACCAGTGGAAAGGAAGAAATTCCCAGAATGCAGTTTGCGTTTTCGATATGCTTGAAGGACAGAAAATTGGTGACATTGTGGACGTTTTTGTCTATGATAACACCCAGGGCACACTTTTAGGGAGAACCGCTGAATAA
- a CDS encoding energy transducer TonB has product MNSSMKAFTLFIALLVANFTFAQQDVEDRDDNQITETNKNLLKIDIREPLLQVAVKNCTDFRPAAFEGGVATYKETLQKFMYDYLNSDFYVLNGDFTFTLTVDQTGKVTNIEGTPKVANSTYFFDDMKYVVRRIKKNWIPASCDGKPVTSQIKLKMNFSSIATDL; this is encoded by the coding sequence ATGAATAGTTCTATGAAAGCTTTTACATTATTTATAGCACTTCTTGTGGCAAATTTTACATTTGCGCAGCAGGATGTTGAAGATAGAGATGACAATCAGATTACGGAAACCAATAAAAATCTTTTAAAGATAGATATCAGGGAGCCCCTTTTGCAGGTAGCTGTTAAAAACTGTACAGATTTCAGGCCGGCAGCATTTGAAGGAGGCGTGGCAACTTATAAAGAAACGCTGCAAAAATTCATGTACGATTATCTGAACTCAGATTTCTATGTGCTGAACGGGGATTTTACATTCACACTTACTGTTGATCAGACAGGGAAAGTAACCAATATCGAAGGAACACCGAAAGTCGCCAACAGTACTTATTTCTTTGATGATATGAAATATGTGGTAAGACGTATTAAAAAGAACTGGATTCCGGCTTCATGCGATGGAAAACCTGTTACTTCACAGATCAAGCTTAAAATGAACTTTTCTTCAATCGCAACAGATCTGTAA